One window of the Salvelinus sp. IW2-2015 linkage group LG10, ASM291031v2, whole genome shotgun sequence genome contains the following:
- the nptnb gene encoding neuroplastin isoform X1 has product MQPNAVMLAVVLFGNLMLHYVSAQNAGFVKSPMSETKLTLDTFELYCDVVGNPTPEIQWWYAEINRVDSFKQLWDGARKRRVSINTAYGNNGVSVLGITRLXLEDSGTYECRASNXPRRNDLRHNPAITWIRAQATISVLQKPKINASDQIILPSETKGPPVTLRCNLTNAHEGQQESFWMKNGVEIADTRNEQKNTEYIIKKPRSDDAGEYMCVYTFEMAPNANATIEVKAAPEITGHKRSDNKNEGQSALLYCKSVGYPFPIWTWRKLDGSNYMEIDNSSGRFFITNKDNYTELNIVNLNRTSDPGEYQCNATNHIGTKSMSSILRVRSHLAPLWPFLGVLAEIIILVVIIVVYEKRKRPDDVLDDDEPAAPTKTNSTNNHKDKNVRQRNTK; this is encoded by the exons CTGGGTTTGTGAAGTCGCCAATGTCTGAGACTAAGCTCACGCTGGACACCTTTGAGCTGTACTGCGACGTGGTCGGTAACCCCACCCCCGAGATCCAGTGGTGGTACGCAGAGATCAACCGCGTCGACTCCTTCAAGCAGCTYTGGGACGGCGCKCGCAAGCGCCGCGTGTCCATCAACACGGCCTACGGCAACAACGGGGTGAGCGTGCTGGGRATCACGCGCCTCARGCTGGAGGACTCCGGGACCTACGAGTGCCGGGCCAGCAACYACCCYCGGCGCAACGACCTGCGCCAYAACCCCGCCATCACCTGGATCCGAGCCCAGGCCACCATTTCGGTGCTGCAGA agcCCAAGATCAATGCGTCAGATCAGATCATCCTGCCCTCGGAAACCAAAGGGCCCCCTGTCACCCTGCGGTGTAACCTGACCAACGCCCACGAAGGCCAACAAGAGAGCTTCTGGATGAAGAACGGAGTGGAGATCGCAGACACACGGAACGAGCAGAAGAACACAGAGTACAT AATCAAAAAACCAAGGTCAGACGACGCAGGGGAGTACATGTGTGTTTACACGTTTGAAATGGCTCCCAACGCCAACGCCACTATTGAGGTAAAAG CGGCACCTGAGATCACGGGCCACAAGCGCAGTGACAATAAGAACGAGGGGCAGAGTGCTCTGTTGTACTGTAAGTCTGTGGGCTacccctttcccatctggacatgGCGTAAACTGGATGGCTCAAACTACATG GAAATCGATAACTCCTCTGGCCGCTTCTTCATCACCAACAAAGACAACTACACAGAGCTGAACATCGTCAACCTGAACCGCACCTCGGACCCTGGTGAATACCAGTGCAACGCTACCAACCACATCGGCACCAAGTCCATGTCGTCCATCCTACGGGTGCGCAGCCACCTGGCACCCCTCTGGCCCTTCCTGGGGGTGCTAGCGGAGATCATCATCCTGGTGGTCATCATCGTAGTGTATGAAAAACGCAAGAGGCCAGACGATGTGTTGGACG ATGatgagccagccgcaccaac GAAAACAAATTCGACAAACAACCACAAAGACAAAAACGTGCGCCAGAGGAATACGAAATGA
- the nptnb gene encoding neuroplastin isoform X2: protein MQPNAVMLAVVLFGNLMLHYVSAQNEPKINASDQIILPSETKGPPVTLRCNLTNAHEGQQESFWMKNGVEIADTRNEQKNTEYIIKKPRSDDAGEYMCVYTFEMAPNANATIEVKAAPEITGHKRSDNKNEGQSALLYCKSVGYPFPIWTWRKLDGSNYMEIDNSSGRFFITNKDNYTELNIVNLNRTSDPGEYQCNATNHIGTKSMSSILRVRSHLAPLWPFLGVLAEIIILVVIIVVYEKRKRPDDVLDDDEPAAPTKTNSTNNHKDKNVRQRNTK, encoded by the exons agcCCAAGATCAATGCGTCAGATCAGATCATCCTGCCCTCGGAAACCAAAGGGCCCCCTGTCACCCTGCGGTGTAACCTGACCAACGCCCACGAAGGCCAACAAGAGAGCTTCTGGATGAAGAACGGAGTGGAGATCGCAGACACACGGAACGAGCAGAAGAACACAGAGTACAT AATCAAAAAACCAAGGTCAGACGACGCAGGGGAGTACATGTGTGTTTACACGTTTGAAATGGCTCCCAACGCCAACGCCACTATTGAGGTAAAAG CGGCACCTGAGATCACGGGCCACAAGCGCAGTGACAATAAGAACGAGGGGCAGAGTGCTCTGTTGTACTGTAAGTCTGTGGGCTacccctttcccatctggacatgGCGTAAACTGGATGGCTCAAACTACATG GAAATCGATAACTCCTCTGGCCGCTTCTTCATCACCAACAAAGACAACTACACAGAGCTGAACATCGTCAACCTGAACCGCACCTCGGACCCTGGTGAATACCAGTGCAACGCTACCAACCACATCGGCACCAAGTCCATGTCGTCCATCCTACGGGTGCGCAGCCACCTGGCACCCCTCTGGCCCTTCCTGGGGGTGCTAGCGGAGATCATCATCCTGGTGGTCATCATCGTAGTGTATGAAAAACGCAAGAGGCCAGACGATGTGTTGGACG ATGatgagccagccgcaccaac GAAAACAAATTCGACAAACAACCACAAAGACAAAAACGTGCGCCAGAGGAATACGAAATGA